A DNA window from Maribellus comscasis contains the following coding sequences:
- a CDS encoding ABC transporter permease yields MLNIFKLTIRISKRQPLSFSINIIGFAIGIACVFIITLWIQSQFGFDQFHKNYKNIYRIVEHGKINNEDVYEIYIPPLFGPEFTKAVPEIKNSVRFYHVNNSVFKYNQQAFYENNGYFTDNTIFELFDFPLLVGDQNSSLAAPNSIVISKSMSSKYFSNNNPIGKTIEIEGEGYTVTAVFKEIPENSHLQFDFLLSMTTLITQNKYFEDWNSNRVYTYLLLYQNAKIELIEKKMQNVISENTSLWDDLGLSYQLQPLSEIYLDHRYNNEKLKTSDRRNLYIFSFVVLAILLISCINFINLFEAQNTTRNKEVGINKILGAKRISLIFQFISETFIHIIIAAIIAIALIGLSLPIIDATFKLNLKFNLHNPMIWLCFTGTIVIIGLFAGLFPALYLSSLQPVMMLKGKLPQKVRPWFLKNGLIIIQFFISMVLLATTLFVSKQKEFLLSKKLGFNKEQIIYLPIKGILQKRFPSFKEELLKISKVKSVTAKSCLVTTEDDGGPVWSTGMTYEQGPLAERCWVSYDYFKTLDIKISGGRSFSKEFGRDNEDVCILNQKAIDEIGLKNPIGKEIFFNNERRVVVGVIEDVLTKSLHNTIFPQVYLFKEGNWNPEAVAFIKYTGNAAAVISSIKKEWQSINPDEPFSYEFLDNTYRQMYSTETRIALLFKIFTSIAMVLSCLGLFGVSLFVVQRRTKEIGIRKVNGAKIFGVMALLNKDFIKWIAIAFGFATPIAYYAMNKWLENFAYKTTLSWWIFAMAGVLALGIALLTVSWQSWRAATRNPVESLRYE; encoded by the coding sequence ATGTTAAATATTTTTAAATTAACAATCCGAATCAGCAAAAGGCAGCCTTTGTCATTCAGTATTAATATTATTGGTTTTGCGATTGGCATAGCTTGCGTTTTCATTATCACCCTTTGGATACAAAGTCAGTTTGGATTCGATCAATTTCACAAGAACTATAAAAATATTTACCGCATAGTTGAACATGGAAAGATCAATAATGAGGACGTTTATGAAATTTATATTCCTCCACTTTTTGGGCCGGAGTTTACAAAAGCAGTCCCTGAAATAAAAAATAGTGTCAGGTTTTATCATGTTAACAATTCTGTTTTTAAATATAATCAGCAAGCCTTTTATGAAAACAACGGATATTTTACCGACAATACAATTTTTGAACTGTTTGATTTTCCCCTGCTTGTTGGAGATCAAAACAGCTCCCTAGCCGCTCCAAACTCAATAGTCATCAGCAAGTCAATGTCGTCCAAATATTTCAGCAACAACAACCCAATAGGAAAAACCATTGAGATTGAAGGTGAAGGCTATACCGTAACGGCCGTTTTTAAAGAGATCCCCGAAAATTCGCACCTGCAATTCGATTTTCTTCTTTCGATGACCACGCTGATTACACAGAACAAATATTTTGAAGATTGGAATTCGAACAGGGTTTATACCTATCTCCTTCTTTACCAGAATGCCAAAATCGAACTGATTGAAAAGAAAATGCAAAACGTCATATCGGAAAACACTTCTCTTTGGGACGATCTTGGACTTAGTTATCAGCTACAACCATTAAGTGAAATTTATTTAGACCACCGGTACAACAATGAAAAATTAAAAACCAGCGACAGACGGAATTTGTATATCTTCTCGTTTGTTGTTTTAGCCATTCTACTCATCAGTTGTATCAATTTTATTAATTTATTCGAGGCTCAAAACACAACCAGAAACAAAGAAGTAGGGATCAACAAAATATTGGGAGCCAAGAGAATTAGCCTGATATTTCAATTTATATCCGAAACGTTTATCCATATAATTATTGCTGCTATAATTGCAATAGCTCTTATTGGGCTGAGCCTTCCAATTATTGATGCAACTTTTAAATTAAATCTGAAATTCAATCTTCATAATCCCATGATCTGGCTCTGTTTTACTGGTACTATTGTCATTATTGGATTATTTGCAGGCCTTTTCCCCGCGCTCTATTTATCGTCTTTACAACCTGTAATGATGTTGAAGGGTAAACTGCCTCAAAAAGTCCGGCCCTGGTTCTTGAAAAACGGGCTAATTATTATACAATTCTTTATTTCGATGGTACTGCTTGCAACCACTTTGTTTGTTTCCAAACAAAAAGAATTCCTTCTTAGTAAAAAACTGGGATTTAATAAAGAACAAATTATCTATCTGCCAATAAAAGGGATCCTGCAAAAAAGATTTCCTTCTTTTAAGGAAGAATTACTTAAGATATCCAAAGTTAAAAGTGTTACTGCAAAGTCGTGCCTGGTAACCACAGAAGATGACGGCGGCCCCGTGTGGTCGACCGGGATGACCTATGAACAGGGCCCATTGGCAGAACGTTGCTGGGTAAGCTACGACTATTTCAAAACCCTTGACATAAAAATAAGCGGAGGCAGAAGTTTCTCAAAAGAATTTGGTCGTGATAATGAAGATGTATGTATATTAAACCAAAAAGCCATTGACGAAATTGGCCTTAAAAATCCAATAGGGAAGGAAATATTTTTTAATAACGAGCGTCGTGTTGTTGTGGGAGTGATAGAAGATGTGCTAACCAAATCATTGCACAATACTATTTTCCCACAAGTCTATTTGTTTAAAGAAGGAAACTGGAACCCGGAAGCGGTTGCATTCATTAAATATACAGGAAATGCTGCAGCAGTAATTTCTTCCATAAAAAAAGAATGGCAAAGCATAAATCCAGATGAACCTTTTTCGTATGAATTTCTTGATAACACTTATCGACAAATGTATTCAACGGAAACAAGAATCGCCTTGTTGTTTAAAATCTTTACCAGCATTGCCATGGTACTTTCGTGTCTTGGGTTGTTTGGGGTAAGTCTTTTTGTCGTTCAACGTCGTACCAAAGAAATTGGTATTAGAAAAGTAAACGGTGCCAAAATTTTTGGGGTGATGGCATTGTTAAACAAAGATTTTATAAAATGGATAGCTATTGCTTTTGGTTTTGCAACACCCATTGCATATTATGCCATGAATAAATGGCTGGAGAACTTTGCTTACAAAACCACATTAAGCTGGTGGATTTTTGCAATGGCTGGAGTGCTGGCCTTAGGAATCGCGTTGTTAACCGTGAGTTGGCAAAGTTGGAGAGCAGCTACGAGAAATCCTGTTGAGTCACTCAGATATGAGTGA
- a CDS encoding ABC transporter permease, with amino-acid sequence MIKHFFTNIFRNIRHNVVFTVINFTNLIIGFTVFVLFSVVIGFEINFDKFNTNYNQIYRVQTKQEDSYPINYCAYSPPAYRFHLMADLPEVEKVLLMREVSGGAKGSGQFFTLPDGGQLYEQNGYWSENSIFDIFTVQLIEGDKTSALTEPNTIALSETVANKLFSDGNAVGKQVIIGKRFPLTVSAVYIDFPKNSTLQPTYMVSMATYQGLSGETKFREDWTSISFDNYVLLKKGADPKLVDAKIKDAFKYVKNFEKSSPYLHPLSKLHLSPNSQPDMMIGLGILSLAAILVLILTCVNYVNLSLANSTQRSTEIGIKKVIGSSKKLIATQFLAETVIHSIFATIIALFIARASFPLLNHLLNKNIEYSLWDNTQLLFFIFLVSLLVGVLSGLYPSMVISAYSPVKVLKGKIFSNGEKSINIKKILVATQFSISLFMLIVSFILFNHVNFILKKDLGFDSKNILYTEINPRDNISFETVKTSILQHPEIADISFSSTIPFVGNIGGFVSWEGASIDEKEMVSRNYVNYDFIPTYNIKMAYGRNFSKEYPADDKACIINETAMKVFGWKDPIGKHITLSGRSYPVIGVVKDFHPYSVHNPIPTYVMFLNSNLISGSTLLSVRFNGDEQKAKTLVTGELENIFPNAPFEFKDFSVAFHLDEAIAFWQTMKRMFVFFSAITLLISTIGLFGLILFTIKRRTKEIGVRKVLGSSVGSVYWQLSTEVIGMLGFAILVGCPAAIYIYKTMPGAYKEPLSVTEFVIAIVLVAIIAFATISYHVLKLAVSNPVEALRYE; translated from the coding sequence ATGATTAAACATTTTTTTACCAACATTTTTCGGAATATCCGTCATAACGTGGTATTTACGGTTATCAATTTTACAAATCTTATCATTGGTTTTACCGTGTTTGTATTGTTTAGCGTTGTTATAGGTTTCGAAATCAACTTCGATAAATTCAACACCAATTACAATCAGATCTACCGGGTACAAACCAAACAGGAAGATTCTTATCCAATAAATTACTGCGCTTATAGCCCTCCTGCTTACCGTTTTCATTTAATGGCCGATTTGCCCGAGGTTGAAAAGGTCTTATTAATGCGTGAAGTTTCCGGGGGAGCTAAAGGTTCGGGGCAGTTTTTTACTTTACCTGATGGTGGACAGCTATACGAGCAAAATGGTTATTGGAGTGAAAACAGCATCTTTGATATTTTTACGGTGCAATTGATAGAAGGAGATAAAACTTCTGCACTTACTGAACCGAATACCATTGCACTTTCAGAAACTGTTGCAAACAAACTATTTTCTGACGGAAATGCAGTAGGGAAACAGGTTATTATAGGAAAACGATTTCCGCTGACTGTTTCTGCTGTTTATATCGATTTCCCGAAAAACTCAACGCTTCAGCCTACTTACATGGTTTCCATGGCAACTTACCAGGGGTTAAGCGGCGAAACCAAATTCAGGGAAGATTGGACGAGTATTTCTTTCGATAATTATGTGTTGCTGAAAAAAGGAGCTGATCCGAAATTGGTAGATGCAAAAATCAAAGATGCGTTTAAATATGTAAAAAACTTTGAGAAAAGTTCCCCTTACCTTCACCCGCTTTCAAAGTTACATCTTTCGCCCAATAGTCAGCCCGACATGATGATTGGCCTTGGAATACTTTCGTTGGCAGCAATCCTGGTTTTAATCCTCACTTGTGTAAACTATGTAAATCTTTCGCTTGCCAATTCTACCCAGCGTTCAACCGAAATTGGTATAAAAAAAGTAATTGGATCATCAAAAAAGCTTATTGCTACCCAGTTTCTGGCAGAAACTGTTATTCATAGCATTTTTGCCACCATTATTGCGCTTTTTATCGCACGAGCTTCGTTTCCGTTGTTGAACCATTTACTAAATAAAAATATTGAGTATTCATTATGGGATAACACACAGTTACTATTCTTTATTTTTCTGGTAAGTTTACTGGTAGGAGTATTGTCTGGTTTGTACCCCTCAATGGTTATATCGGCATATAGCCCGGTAAAAGTGCTAAAAGGCAAAATATTCAGCAATGGCGAAAAATCCATCAACATTAAAAAAATATTGGTTGCTACGCAATTTTCCATTTCATTGTTTATGCTTATTGTCAGTTTTATCCTTTTCAACCATGTAAATTTTATTCTGAAAAAGGATTTGGGATTTGATAGCAAAAACATACTTTATACCGAAATCAATCCCCGGGATAATATATCATTTGAAACTGTTAAAACCAGCATTTTACAACATCCCGAAATTGCAGACATTTCGTTTTCCAGTACCATCCCGTTTGTTGGCAATATTGGTGGATTTGTGAGTTGGGAAGGTGCCTCAATTGACGAAAAGGAGATGGTTAGTCGTAACTATGTCAATTATGATTTTATTCCAACCTATAATATTAAAATGGCTTATGGGCGTAATTTTTCGAAAGAATACCCGGCTGATGACAAGGCTTGTATTATAAACGAAACGGCTATGAAGGTTTTTGGATGGAAAGATCCAATTGGTAAACATATTACCTTATCTGGAAGGTCTTATCCTGTTATTGGTGTTGTAAAGGATTTCCATCCTTATTCTGTTCATAATCCGATACCCACATATGTTATGTTTCTGAACAGCAATTTAATTTCTGGTTCAACCCTGCTGTCTGTGCGTTTTAATGGCGACGAACAAAAAGCAAAAACTTTGGTAACCGGTGAACTCGAAAATATCTTCCCCAACGCTCCTTTCGAATTTAAAGATTTTAGTGTTGCATTTCATTTGGATGAAGCAATTGCTTTCTGGCAAACGATGAAAAGAATGTTTGTGTTCTTTTCTGCGATTACTTTGCTTATTTCTACCATTGGTTTGTTTGGATTAATTCTGTTTACCATAAAACGCAGAACAAAAGAAATTGGGGTTAGAAAAGTGTTGGGCAGTTCGGTTGGGTCAGTTTATTGGCAACTCTCCACCGAAGTAATTGGAATGCTTGGTTTTGCCATTCTTGTTGGGTGCCCTGCT